The DNA region CTACATTTAAATACAAGAAAACTCTTTCAATAAGAGTACAAAGAGGGAAAAGTGCCCTGTTGAGTGTAAGCAGATACATTGcactaaaacaaataaaataatgaaaaactCCAGCAAGATAGATTTAATGTTGtgtatttgttgttatttgtgtTATCAGGTCGGCATTGCAGTGTTTACATAAGAATGCAGACATCGCTAGGTTGTACAATTACTATACGGGTGGCTTGAATCTGACCTGGACATGTTACTATGAGGCTAAGATGGACTCTGACCAGGCCTGTATTAATGAATGGAATGAGATGCAAGATGTAGAAAGTCATAGGAATGCAACTGGCCCTATCATTGATAATGTGGCCTAGTAAGTGAACGAGTTATAGTATTCAGGTGTCTGTCGGAATGAAAAATCAAACTGTGAGGGAGCCCTCTCTGGCCATCTGTAGAAATACTTTTGTTTGGGGCATGTTGGCACTCAAAAGTAGACTGAAAGATTGTTGTTGTTTCCTTTATGTGGAATATAGCAAGTGTTTACATATTATTAAGTGGATCAACAATGAATTTTAGTATCAGACGATttgcaaaaaacaacaaccataaacaaagtgttattttttgtttttttgataaTGCCTCTTATCAACTCGGTGGGTAGGTAGTTGACACAGTGATTGATCATTCACTCAATGGATGGACTAAGGGAGTGTCCTGTAAGCAATAATTCTACAATGAGATGTACAGAGAATAAAGTTGTGAATATTTTTCATCcaaaatgtattgaaaatgaGTAGTTATCAGCATGTAAACGGATTCAAAGAATGTTGATTGCtctaaaatattttatatcaaaaaaTGAAGTAACAGCTTTTCCATTGATGTTGAAGCCAAGGTGTGAAGAATTATTTGAGCACCATTTTGCATACTTTTGAACGGTTAAAAATAGATTAACCAGAAAACAATGTGAACATGTTCCCCACACATTTGATATTCTTAAAATTTTCAGCAAATTCCCAGTGTCAGTTGTTAAACGTACACTAAAGATACAAAAATGCAAACCTTTCCACTTGCATATTTTCCATATCTATgtttaattattttataaatttgtaaacatctTGTTACAGATATTTGTAATGATTTCCATATTTGTAACTCTTTTAACAGTGCAACACAGAAAGAATTGACAGAGAAGTTAATCAAAGTGAAACTACGTGAAATCATGATGAAAGTTGATATTGATAACATCACTCCAAAGCAGGTAACGTGTAACATTAATCTCCCATCCCTTTGTAATTTAGATACCTGAATTGGAAATTATTTCCAACTCCTCCTATGGTAGTACCATGTATGTAGCACTATGTCAGATATAAAGACAAGCCAGATTATACAGTGAGAAAGATATTCTTGTTTGAAATTTACTtatgctgttgttgttttgggatggatggatgtgtgtgtgtgtgtgtgtgtgtgtgtgtgtgtgtgtgtgtgtgtgtgtgtgtgtgtgactgtgtgtgtgtgtgtgtttgtgtgtgactgtgaatgtgtgtgtgcatgtgtgtctctgtgtggtCTTTTCTAGTTGTTGTTTACAATTATTCTAAGGTCATACATGATTGGTCAATTtaataatgacatcatcaagtaGTGATCATTTCATCCTATCAGATAATAGTACCTCACAAACTGTTgtacaacatttgtttaaacTTTGAGTGACTCTATTCATTACAGATCCGTATACTCTTAGAAGAGGAAACAGAGATGAACTTAAAAGAGTTCAAATCATACATTGATGAACAGATGATTATTATTTTAAGACAAATGGATGCTGCATCAGAAATATTTGACCATGTTTACTTGGTAAGTGTTTCAGTTTGTACATATCGATCAGTCAAATTTACTGTGAACTGTGGAATTTTCACTGATTTTGACATTCAGTGTAGATGAATAGAAATGAAGAAAACCCATGAAGGCTAAACAAACTTGagtataattataatttgtaaatgttatttcaGTGACTGTAATGACACTGATAATACAGTTTAGTTTTTATGCTGAAATCACACTGTGTATGAAAAATAACTAAATGACTCATAAGCCCAAAACCTTTTACATAACATTTACtatttctgtaaatattatTTTAGGGGTCAGAGTGGAATGCTTCTAATCTAGAGGAACTAAAGGAGAATGGGTAAGTTCAAACATGttgaaaaatttacatgatgaaatattgataGTTGGAAATAGATAATTTCCATAACCCGAACTTTTATTACAACAGAATTAGATTCGTACACTCTCAGAtgtgaaattatattttgtttcatcaGTGATGTTCATTAGATGgtaaaaaaaggaaaacattatcgctctttcaaaaaaaattcacaattgTGTAAATTGCAAAGATATATTTAGATCATCTAGAGATGAATGTCCAACCAGTCGACTTAAATATACGTTTGAGAAAATGTATGtgtagatttcattttttcaatagTTTGTCATTGAGATATCACTAGCAACAGCCTTTGAGTACCAGCTGTGTAGGGTGCCCTCGGTGTTGAGGAGCTATGTGCTCTGCTGTGTGCTTTCTAGTTGTTATGGTAACAGTAGTAGTGCAGAAGTAGTGCATACAGTATACTGAACTAGAATGACTCTTTAGACTGATAATATTATGAATTGTTTTGTTGACAGAATTGGTTATATTTTAAACATGACAAGAGAGATCGATAACTTTTATCCCGGATTATTTGAGTACAAGAATGTGAGAGTTTATGACAACGTAGAAACTGATCTACTCAAATATTGGGACGATACTTTTAAATTTATGGACAAAGCAAGGTAAGTTGTTTACATCCAATCATTCTCCTTACAATCATTCAACATACCTGATAGAATTAACATAAAGATGCGATCTAAGAAATTTCAGACTTGGTAAATCAATAGACCCCGGATCTATTATTAAACTTCAAGAAAAGTGCATTTCCAAGACAAAAGTAGGACTTTACagctatttgacctttgaccctgtcTCGAAAGCAAATATAGGTTTCTTCAGTAGTGCAAATAAGTGCAGATAGACGAGAGAATGGAACGTCTACATAAAATGTATCTATGTGACTGACAACACATAATCAAAGATTAGTCCACTGAGAGAAAGTTGAACTAAAAGTTAACACGGTATTCTTACGAATAAATGACAGAAACCTAAAAGAAAACATTTGAATTTCACAACGTATTTCAATTCTTATTTTGCAGTGATATTCTTAAGATAGctgtaaatataattataacaaataCCGATTTCATATTGTGTATTTAACAGGCAGAGGCACACTAttaaaaaagatattttttgaAATCTAAATGTTTAATGCAAAAGGTGAATTTAATATTGCCAGGAGTTGTCCTCACTCCATTAGATTGTAATTAGACATGACAGACAACACATGACTCTACCAACCCTGTAAGTTACACCTATTACTCAATAACCCTAAGTTCTTGCTATTGTTGATGTTTATTTTAGGGAACAAGGTTCTAAAGTGTTTGTACATTGTAAGATGGGCATTAGTAGATCATCTGCCACTGTAAGTATATACATCATGTGCATGGCAtatgtgaagtacatgattatGACTAGTTTCAATTACCCAGATTCTTACTGCTTGGGGCTCCACTGAAACCCCAGTCAAGAGTCTGTGAGAAATGTAATCCATACTGTTGCACACTGGAGGTTCATGGTGTTTATCACATTGTATAATGTTGTAATAAACATAAATGTGAATCTCACTTTATGTACATGAAGCCCATAGGAGTAACATTAACCAGAAGTGCAGGACAGTGCAAACTTCCAACTACCAATATACCTATGGGCTACATACGGGGATTCACAATAGGACTATTATACCCAGGACAAAATGATTCTATGttaatataaagtaaaatacCTAAATAATATGACTGATACATACTGGAATATGGTCTACCATAAACCTTGACTGTGTCACCAGGAAAAGTTCTTTGGTAACAATAAGTAGCTCTATATCCACAGTATGGCTGATTATAGTCCTGTAGAATTCAGCGTCTGTGATATGCtttcattttattatacaaTTTCAGCATATTTTGGCCAAAAACGACGCGAGATAAATTTGCAGGTTGTTTAGTATTATTTGGCAGGTCATTGTGTATGCTATGAAGGGTTTCCAAAGGTCACTGAACTTACAACTTTACAAATGTTTCTATTTGATATGTTTACAGGTTATAGCATATGCTATGAAGGGATTCCAATGGTCCCTGAAGAAAGCTCTACAGTTTGTCCAGGAAAAACGAAACTGTATCCAACCAAACAGTGCATTTATGAGTCAGTTAGAGGAATATGAAGGTATCCTAGGAGCTAGGTATGTAGTATTCTATACTCTATGACTACTATAGATTGCCATGCTGATCCACTGTCATCTCTGGAAAGTTCTCTCTGGAAATACAACAAATCCAAATGTTAGAATGGAATACTTGATTAGCTGGCTTGCCTTTCTTGTACGTTAGTTTGGTAAAATACAAGTTGCCGTTCTCACTTTATTCAACGTTTTGGTCTTTAATACACAGAAAACTCTCCTCAggaatctgaaataaaattacagtggagtgtaaaattttgacaaaaataatatcagTGTAGGTGgagctaaaatatatataatgacaaaagtgaaatgaaaaataaatttcactGGCAAAACAAGGGGGGTAGGAAAACAGTAAAAGCAGCTTGTGAAAGGAAATGAAGAATGCAAAAGACTAAGATGAGAATAACAATTATaactattttatattttatagtcTGCTTGGCACAGCTATATTGTTCAGATTTGAACTAAATATACCAAAAAAACTCCATGTAAAGAAAAAAGTAAATGTGTGTTTAATGATATTATTATATGATACAACCTTGTATATTTCAGTCAGCAGCGAATAAATAAATGTAGCATGGTATACcgtatttgatattttctgtcTGTATCACTTTGTACCTACGACAGACACTAAAACCTGTGATGACCATTCTTACATacatttcaatgatattttttCTATGTGTCTTTGATTTCAGTCAACAACGACACAACAAATTGTGGCGAAGTAAATCTGAAACCAATCTAAAAGAAAGCGATCGCGATCGCCAAGGTTCGGACGGTGATCTCCCGCCATTTGTGCCAGATGGTTTACTAACCACCGATGATTTACGTGAAATGATGTTGTCGCCTCGACCGAAATCGTGGTCACCAGACGATGCCATGGCCAACCAGTTATTAGGCTCTATGGATGAGATCTCCTCAGATGTGGTCATGCCACAAGATGATTGGAGTGATAGACACTTCACTGAACCAAGTGAATTTGTGCCAAGTGGAGAACTGGAAGATATGGAGTCAGAGCAGGAAACTGGTACAGTGAATACAGTCAAGACATTTGAAATGCCAACAGAGGAAATGCAAGTTGATCATGTTGAAGCAAACTATGCTAGTGCCGATGAACCTTTGAAAAGTCCTATAATGATTGTCGTTACACCGTCAGATGAAGGAACGGAAAAACTAACCTTTGAGGATGTGCTATCTAATTTTCAAGCAAGTGAAAAAAGTGGTGAGAATAGGAATGAATCTGTAGATGAAAGTGAAATACTGCCAGACGTTGAAACGACAGAAGTGAAAGCTACAACAGACATTGTTGTTGAAGCAGATGAAGCTATAAATACAGATCTCTGTGGTGAGTCGTCACAGGAAACAGACAGAACAGGACAGGTTGTCACTTCTATGGATCTTAGATCAAATGCAGATGCAGCAACAGAGACTGTATGTGAACGTAATCTTTCATCTGAGAAATCAGAAACTGAATCTGTGAAGGAGCTGGTTCAAGTAGAATTAAATGATATTGGTCCGTCGGGACAAATTGTGAGTGAAATCGCTGTCATTGACAAATCATCGTGGACATGTGTGAAAAGGGAACTAAAAGAACCCCCACCTACAGAGGTGCCAATGGAAGAGGGAGGTTGTGTAGATGGGGAACACGAAGAAAGTGATCAAGAGCAGGATATAACTGATACAGGGAATGGATGTGAACCAACCAATGATGTTGAGGCTATATCAACTTATGTGAAAGAATCCATACCTTGGAATCCTGGCACTGTACAGAGACaaaaacttgaacttgaagaaaaACTGAAAGGAAAATTACAAGAGCATGAAAAGAGACATTCTGGTGGGTCACAGGAAAGTTCTAGAGAAAgcagtggtagtagtagtagatcTTCCCCTCATTGTAGCTTAGAGGACCTCAGAACAGTAGAAATCattgagaaagagagagaaccAGAGGAGAATGTTGCTCAGGAGGAaagtgttgccatggaaacaacaGATGCTGATGATGTTCCTGAGGAGAATAAAAATCATTCTGTTGATGATGGATGTAGTCAAGCAGTCCCTGAACCAGGAACGGTCAAAAGGACTATGGAAATATTCCATAAAATTGAAATGGACACTAAGGAAAAGAGACGGAGCAGAAGTTCATCACATGGAAAGAGTAGCCATTCAAGTTTTAGTTCTAGCAAAAGCTCCAGAACAAACTCTTTTGAAGATGTGCCATCTACAGTAAAAGACGAGTCTTCCAAAGTTGACGATGAAGATAGTGAAGGACAAGATAGCGATGTCTTAGTTGACAAAGTTGATGAAGAAGTTGAAGAAGCATCTCAAGAAGTTGACAGTGACGAAGACAAAAATAATGGAAGACATTTTGTGATCGCGGGTGAAGAGATTGATTACGAACCTGGCTACGTGAAGAAATTCAAAGAGGATTTTGAGCAAAAGCTAGGAGAGCCCGAGGGAAAGGAAAAAATTACTTCTCCTGTAGAAGAATGTAAAGACTTTGTTAAGGAAACTAGTAATGTTGTACAGAAAGATGTCATTTTTAAAGAAGCAGGAGAAAATACCAGGAAAGAAACGGATGATGGAAAAGTAATGGAGATTGAAGAGATTTGTTATGGAAATGGGAAGGAGAAACCTGGAAGTGGAAAACAGAGTCCAGTAGAGGAGAATATTCCAGATAAAATACAAGGTAagcccaatttttctttgatgttactgtcgctggtataattatgttattccccaatatttttcttcattcagccagaaaatactcgtgacctaaggatGTTgtcaaagcccccttaggtcactcatattttcattGGCTGAAGGAAGGAAAAGATTgtggaataatatctaattgtcactttgtacacattttgaaaCGAAATACCACAACTTGATTGTGTGATGCATTGTCTGCTGTACTTAACAAAGTATTTTTTCTATTTGTACTAGTTGAAA from Glandiceps talaboti chromosome 18, keGlaTala1.1, whole genome shotgun sequence includes:
- the LOC144448877 gene encoding uncharacterized protein LOC144448877, which produces MTTSMRPYSFSVAVEYSTCCYDVHIQRQLSYNQEAEDETDDRRLRHQKSFNESFFAVKGAALILPQGGENVARPVTKHPVVGDLQTHLQAMFMLLRPQDTIKLAVRLESMHQNRIRYMVVVACIGREDTQESAILGIDYTDRATIGLVLPIWRDTKINLDGDGGFTVSSSEKTHIFKPVSVQALWSALQCLHKNADIARLYNYYTGGLNLTWTCYYEAKMDSDQACINEWNEMQDVESHRNATGPIIDNVAYATQKELTEKLIKVKLREIMMKVDIDNITPKQIRILLEEETEMNLKEFKSYIDEQMIIILRQMDAASEIFDHVYLGSEWNASNLEELKENGIGYILNMTREIDNFYPGLFEYKNVRVYDNVETDLLKYWDDTFKFMDKAREQGSKVFVHCKMGISRSSATVIAYAMKGFQWSLKKALQFVQEKRNCIQPNSAFMSQLEEYEGILGASQQRHNKLWRSKSETNLKESDRDRQGSDGDLPPFVPDGLLTTDDLREMMLSPRPKSWSPDDAMANQLLGSMDEISSDVVMPQDDWSDRHFTEPSEFVPSGELEDMESEQETGTVNTVKTFEMPTEEMQVDHVEANYASADEPLKSPIMIVVTPSDEGTEKLTFEDVLSNFQASEKSGENRNESVDESEILPDVETTEVKATTDIVVEADEAINTDLCGESSQETDRTGQVVTSMDLRSNADAATETVCERNLSSEKSETESVKELVQVELNDIGPSGQIVSEIAVIDKSSWTCVKRELKEPPPTEVPMEEGGCVDGEHEESDQEQDITDTGNGCEPTNDVEAISTYVKESIPWNPGTVQRQKLELEEKLKGKLQEHEKRHSGGSQESSRESSGSSSRSSPHCSLEDLRTVEIIEKEREPEENVAQEESVAMETTDADDVPEENKNHSVDDGCSQAVPEPGTVKRTMEIFHKIEMDTKEKRRSRSSSHGKSSHSSFSSSKSSRTNSFEDVPSTVKDESSKVDDEDSEGQDSDVLVDKVDEEVEEASQEVDSDEDKNNGRHFVIAGEEIDYEPGYVKKFKEDFEQKLGEPEGKEKITSPVEECKDFVKETSNVVQKDVIFKEAGENTRKETDDGKVMEIEEICYGNGKEKPGSGKQSPVEENIPDKIQVESHDITDMACRENTDTTELTSTDSTAIVRTYYKEETIDWPVGTVKQQREAIEGKTTKDVSKMEEPEELQHEWVKEGKLTVEELKTIRDLGKVMLGKPEEKTDEIDEDVTETDDSSPQLGMTHSCSDENLNPQALPPCNSVKEKARQLELTGTFTLPDMKKSASIAKMSDELVSPDVVSLPEFPDSEPENDPEGVQLTDDLQSGLCNQDGTVKGLVGIFNRHSACLESEKKEESVESPTQDIPGASQEKERDELQKECDNNDSTTSQGKQTDSQVDLQSDASLSTTTTTTTLISTSSSANVPSCVRSTGYIDTDHSEATTSSITQPRELIGAEDSLTSKSSRKVRMQHGKSHPLSKLNPKRTNNPFYNTM